From the Leptolyngbya sp. CCY15150 genome, the window GAGATCATCTGTTGCTGTTCTTAACTGATGCGACCGTCCCGCCCACCAATAACGCCAGTGAGCAGGCGTTGCGCTGGAGTGTCGTCTTCCGCAAGGTAATCCATGGCTTTCGTTCGGACTGGGGAGCAGCGTTGTTTGCTCAAGTGCGCTCTTTGATCAATACGGCCAAGCGTCAGGGCCTGTCTGCCTTGGATGCCATTTCCCGTGCTCTTACCTCATCTCAGACCGATTGGCGATTCAGTTGAGCAATTACGGTGCACGATTGACTCACTCATCTGTATCTCAAACTGACGCTGCGCTGCGCTCAGCAACCGCTCCACTTGGGGTATGGCAACGATTCGCCTGCGTTTAAACATTATCGCGATCCACCAACGTCGGACAGCGTCCGGTCGGCGTGTTTTGGGCAAAGCACTTCGCCATCTACATGTGGCACAAATTCAACGGTCTTCAGGGTGTAGTCCAGATCGAGTTTTTCGAGCAGCCAGCGTACCCGCAGGGAGCGGGTGATGGGGTTGTGATATAGCGTAATCATGGGAATCTATCTGCGTTTCATCAACGTTGGGCGGGGGGAGTCTTTGCCTGTTTCACTGTGGTGTGGCATTTTTCACGCAGCCAGCGGTAGGGGTTTTGGCCAGTAGCCATCTGCTCAAAACTAGGTTTCAGAGTTGGGCGCACCCTCTTGACCCCTACTGCCAGCAGCGATCACCATGAGTGACTTAAGACGAACATAGATGTATAGCGTCATGCCAATAACAACAAGCTGGTTCGTGAGAAATGGAAACACGTTGAATTGCGATGAAAAAATCAGCCTCGATAGAAAATGAATGGGGATAAGCAGTACGGCGTAGACGAGATAAGCCCGAATTGATAGAGACGTTGTCAAGCAAATAAAGCGCTCAATAAAGTTCTGGTTGTCGCCCTGCCGGTTAGCCCGATAACTGGCAATGGTCCCCCAAATCAAAATGATCCAGGGCACAGCCAGAAGCAGGCCATATCCGCTTGACAGTGCTCGAATCGCTACTAAAGCGCTCTCTTCACCAAAAATGCCACTGAGTGCAAACAAAACCCAAAGAAAATTGAGTTTTTCGCGTTCGCTGAGGGTGTTGTCTCGTAGGGCGATCGCAACTCGTCGAGGACGTTGAAAAATGCTCAAAACTGAACTCCGATAACTCTAAACGGGTGCTGCAAAACTGCGATCACGGGTGCTGATGGATTGGGTTTGTGACCACTGTACAACAGGTTGTACCCACGCTTCGAGTGGTTTGAATAAGATGGCGTGGCCGGTGCCGATAGTGAGTTCAATTTCGGCTTAATGGTTAAGTCCAGTAGCCTTGGCAAACAGGCTGTCGCAAGTTTGGCCAATCTCATCATTCACGTCATAAATCGAGAGGACACGGCCATATAAATCAATGGCGAAATTGTCTTCCACCCAGTCATTGCCGTTGCTGATCAGAACAAAGTTGACATCGCGATCGCGCAACTGGGTAGACGTCAACATCGCAATAGCGGCTCCCTTAGCGGCCCCTACGACGGTGACTTGCTCAGGGGGAACGCCTGGGCAATCAAGGCTTAAATTTGCCCCGCGGTGATCGTAGCATAGTCATCAACATCGGTATTGAGCGATCTTGCCTCACTGATAACCGTAAAACCCCGCTGCTCAAACGTGGTGAGAATCTGTTCGTATTCGTAGGTGCCATAGGCCGGGTGA encodes:
- a CDS encoding transposase, which gives rise to DHLLLFLTDATVPPTNNASEQALRWSVVFRKVIHGFRSDWGAALFAQVRSLINTAKRQGLSALDAISRALTSSQTDWRFS